A single region of the Plantactinospora soyae genome encodes:
- a CDS encoding nucleoside hydrolase, whose protein sequence is MNVPPRRTATALLAVALVVAGQWFGPVPAAGQRAGENERHPAGTPVPVIYDSDMDFDDASTLALLCEEHKLGRIDLRAVTVANNGFGEPRRALTHARSVLDQCGLPQVPTADGATGAGVHPAPPELVSTIETVLTAALADADHPTPPSPITAAQLIALTARTAPRQVVVLATGPLTNLADALASDRVRGRIARIHVMGGALAVPGNLYGSALPGFDNSQEFNIWLDPGSAQRMLTRARPGVVRLVPLDATRFVPITPAFVSRLGADQHAPGARIAYRIASQPDLAALIDLGIMYWWDALAAVSVVHDGVVTLSRTVPVSIVQDGVQSGRTVTTRHGTPVRAAIEADRAAFEEIFLDSLNGRR, encoded by the coding sequence GTGAATGTGCCCCCACGTCGTACCGCGACGGCGCTGCTGGCGGTCGCGCTCGTGGTCGCCGGCCAGTGGTTCGGCCCGGTGCCCGCCGCCGGCCAGCGAGCCGGCGAGAACGAACGGCACCCGGCCGGCACGCCCGTTCCGGTGATCTACGACAGCGACATGGACTTCGACGACGCGTCGACGCTCGCCCTGCTCTGCGAGGAACACAAGCTGGGGCGGATCGACCTGCGGGCGGTCACGGTGGCCAACAACGGGTTCGGCGAGCCGCGCCGCGCGTTGACGCACGCGCGCAGCGTGCTGGACCAGTGCGGCCTGCCGCAGGTGCCGACAGCCGACGGTGCCACCGGTGCCGGCGTACATCCGGCGCCGCCGGAACTGGTCAGCACGATCGAGACCGTGCTGACCGCAGCCCTGGCCGACGCCGACCATCCGACGCCACCGTCGCCGATCACGGCCGCTCAGCTCATCGCGTTGACCGCCCGGACTGCGCCACGGCAGGTGGTCGTTCTCGCCACCGGGCCGCTGACCAATCTGGCCGACGCCCTGGCCTCGGACCGGGTCCGGGGCCGGATCGCCCGGATCCACGTGATGGGCGGTGCGCTGGCCGTCCCGGGCAACCTGTACGGCTCGGCCCTACCCGGATTCGACAACTCGCAAGAGTTCAACATCTGGCTGGATCCGGGGTCGGCACAACGGATGCTGACCCGGGCCCGTCCCGGCGTCGTACGGCTGGTGCCGCTCGACGCCACCCGCTTCGTTCCGATCACGCCGGCCTTCGTGTCCCGGCTCGGAGCCGACCAGCACGCACCGGGTGCCCGGATCGCGTACCGGATCGCCAGTCAGCCCGACCTCGCTGCGCTGATCGACCTCGGCATCATGTACTGGTGGGACGCGCTCGCTGCGGTGTCGGTCGTACACGACGGCGTCGTCACCCTGAGCCGTACGGTGCCGGTCTCGATCGTCCAGGATGGAGTCCAGTCCGGGCGTACGGTGACCACCCGGCACGGTACGCCGGTCCGGGCCGCCATCGAGGCGGACCGGGCGGCGTTCGAGGAGATCTTCCTCGACTCGCTCAACGGGCGGCGGTGA
- a CDS encoding aminoglycoside phosphotransferase family protein, translating into MGRTVTALVTYDGSCVGTVGPFPVDVPWWAEVGPVVAHLEETLGVPVLVLRLLTVEGADGARDGHVTYHVAALRPPGNRTGCDFTDDDHPLRLPWARASGIRELLDWAYRHVDRTGRPEQRKTWNLAGLFRLPTADGPVWLKAIPPFAAAEPIAIAALAEVDPDLVPTVLASAPGRLLLADIPGTDCWDASPAVVADVVRRLAAAQAGIGTAPHGIPDRRPEILAAAVGELLDGPVGAELRPEELRAVRGLRPRWEMLADCGLPDTVVHGDFHPGNWRRGDGPPVVLDLADAHLGNPVLDGLRAVDFLPADRQRAAAEAWITAWRAAVPRSRPAEALRIGEPLAQLAYAVRYQEFLDNIEPSERVYHLGDPAAAIRHALDRAARPSVPASV; encoded by the coding sequence ATGGGACGAACCGTGACCGCGCTGGTGACGTACGACGGCAGCTGCGTCGGTACGGTCGGACCGTTCCCGGTCGACGTTCCGTGGTGGGCCGAGGTCGGGCCGGTCGTGGCGCACCTGGAGGAAACCCTCGGCGTGCCGGTCCTCGTCCTGCGGCTGCTCACCGTCGAGGGTGCCGACGGGGCGCGCGACGGCCACGTCACGTACCACGTGGCGGCGCTCCGACCACCGGGGAACCGGACCGGCTGCGACTTCACCGACGACGACCACCCCCTCCGGCTGCCCTGGGCCCGGGCGTCGGGCATCCGGGAACTTCTCGACTGGGCGTACCGGCACGTCGACCGCACCGGGCGGCCCGAACAGCGCAAGACCTGGAACCTGGCCGGGCTGTTCCGGCTGCCGACCGCCGACGGGCCGGTCTGGCTCAAGGCCATCCCACCCTTCGCCGCCGCCGAGCCGATCGCGATCGCCGCGCTCGCCGAGGTCGATCCGGATCTGGTGCCGACCGTGCTGGCCAGCGCGCCCGGTCGGCTGCTGCTGGCCGACATCCCCGGTACGGACTGCTGGGACGCGTCCCCGGCGGTGGTGGCGGACGTCGTGCGCCGGCTGGCCGCCGCGCAGGCTGGGATCGGCACGGCGCCGCACGGCATCCCGGACCGGCGGCCGGAGATCCTGGCCGCCGCCGTCGGCGAGCTGCTCGACGGCCCGGTCGGCGCCGAACTTCGCCCCGAGGAACTCCGGGCCGTCCGGGGTCTGCGACCCCGGTGGGAGATGCTGGCCGACTGCGGCCTGCCCGACACGGTCGTGCACGGCGACTTCCACCCCGGCAACTGGCGTCGCGGCGACGGCCCACCGGTGGTCCTCGACCTCGCCGACGCGCACCTGGGCAACCCGGTACTCGACGGGCTGCGGGCGGTCGACTTCCTGCCGGCGGACCGGCAGCGCGCGGCGGCCGAGGCCTGGATCACGGCCTGGCGCGCGGCCGTACCCCGGTCACGTCCGGCCGAGGCGCTGCGGATCGGCGAGCCGCTCGCACAGCTCGCCTACGCCGTGCGATACCAGGAGTTCCTCGACAACATCGAACCCAGCGAACGCGTCTACCATCTCGGCGATCCGGCCGCCGCGATCCGCCACGCGCTGGATCGTGCCGCCCGCCCATCCGTGCCCGCCTCCGTCTGA
- a CDS encoding family 78 glycoside hydrolase catalytic domain: MRVTWMPRSGLSAVLALLLVVPGSAVAGPAPAGAAPPGPELAVADLTTERATDPIGLDVDRPRLGWTINSARRGVLQQSYQVRVASSPARLGDADVWDSGRVSSRNSTLVPYAGPALKPRTRYAWQVRVWDTTGRASGWSTPAFWETGVQGPEGWRADWIGLAPPTESWADYTVATTVRVERDAAGIFFRASGPGNAYMWQFSVTGGAAKLRPHLRVNGAWTVLKEVPLAAVVPADRLTAPHSLRISAVGDTFTTWVDGIQVDVTRNATHRAGSVGLRTSTQEAAVFSDFSVTSGDQTLYAAPLTDGENPFGAGTSTAAGLRVSGDAEAMLAALDANPLLRRGFRVDGKVSRARVYASALGVYELSLNGQRVGDHELAPGWTDYAKRVQYQTYDVTGQLRQGDNAFAAMVGDGWYAGSIAWFGSDFYGPRPLLSAQLVVDYADGRSETVRTDGSWRATPGPFLQSDLIHGETYDARRLPAGWDAPGFDDAGWSAATVGGDNGATAKLVAQVDPPVRVTQELPARALTQPTPGTWIFDLGQNMVGKVRLRVDGPAGTTVRIRHAEVLNPDGTAYTANLRTARATDHYRLGGTGPEVYEPTFTFHGFRYVELTGFPGTPELGTVTGLVMHTDGELSSEFSTSNPMVNQLHSNITWGQRGNFLSIPTDTPARDERLGWTGDINVFAETATFNMDSLTFLTKWLADLRDAQSANGAYPDVAPRACCGDGATGWADAGITVPHTLWQRYGDTRVVAEHYDSMVRYAGWLEATSSGHRRTNAGPYLDWLNLDDPTPAGVLGTAYYAHSIRLLGEMAGAIGRTADATRYAALSKQIADAFVEAYVAADGTVQGDSQTGYVLAIGMDLLPGALRTRAADRLVANLERHDWHLATGFLGTPDLLPALSDTGHLDVAYRLLLNDTYPSWGYEIAKGATTIWERWNSIMPDGSFGDVSMNSFNHYAYGAVGDWMYRTVAGIQPDAANPGYAHLTIAPQPGGNLRSAKASYRSVHGTIGTDWRLDDQGQLRLSVTVPGNTTATVRIPAPSRHAVTEGGRPAERADGVRLRGLDDGVAVFEIGSGSYSFAVDRVLGDLGEAGDAVTAASTLANEVAGDLSWPLAVYLRVRLAQLAIELAAARLAYAAGNEQATAAGVHRTLATAADLDRWLRTQAGAGRIPTATAERFGVLLTRLDQRLSAASSTLVGAVVRLELPVGEALPGDPVRATVVLTNAGRSTLTGLASTLDAPEGWTVRPVGSRPGSVAPGKSVRHDYDLRVSAGQSPATVPVTGSASYRHRSGTATMPLTGSLVVAPAVSIGASTVEPATVEPGGTATIRTVLRNRSTARVTGQVAGSAPDGWRVEPAVGAYDLAPGAQVTLDTVVTAPVSTTEGAAGIVVATGSTEAERRTVEVPVRFTNPPGTVLDHVDLGAAASEQAHGLVASQYSGTSTEAGLTRRYTNVSYPGGYFEFDLAVAPGRPFVLRAVETYDSAQLKDYDILVDGVPAHVRAYRRPVGGLGTVSYQFVVDRPEVTGDGVVRVRFQDTGEGYDPSVADVWSMPMPEPPAGR, from the coding sequence ATGAGGGTCACCTGGATGCCCCGGTCGGGACTGTCGGCCGTACTCGCGCTGCTCCTCGTCGTACCGGGGAGTGCGGTTGCCGGACCGGCGCCGGCCGGTGCCGCGCCGCCCGGTCCCGAGCTGGCGGTGGCGGACCTGACCACCGAACGGGCGACCGACCCGATCGGACTCGACGTCGACCGTCCCCGGCTCGGCTGGACGATCAACTCCGCCCGGCGCGGCGTACTGCAACAGTCCTACCAGGTACGGGTGGCCAGCAGCCCGGCTCGGCTCGGTGACGCCGACGTCTGGGACAGCGGCCGGGTCAGCTCCCGGAACAGCACCCTCGTCCCGTACGCCGGTCCGGCGCTGAAGCCCCGCACCCGGTACGCCTGGCAGGTGCGGGTCTGGGACACCACGGGTCGCGCCTCCGGTTGGAGTACGCCCGCCTTCTGGGAGACCGGCGTCCAGGGCCCCGAGGGGTGGCGGGCCGACTGGATCGGGCTGGCCCCGCCGACCGAGTCCTGGGCCGACTACACCGTCGCCACCACGGTCCGGGTGGAACGGGACGCGGCCGGGATCTTCTTCCGGGCGAGCGGTCCGGGCAACGCCTACATGTGGCAGTTCTCCGTCACCGGCGGCGCCGCGAAACTGCGCCCGCACCTGCGCGTCAACGGGGCCTGGACGGTGCTCAAGGAGGTGCCGCTGGCTGCCGTCGTACCGGCGGACCGGCTGACCGCCCCACACAGCCTGCGGATCAGCGCGGTCGGTGACACCTTCACCACCTGGGTCGACGGCATCCAGGTGGACGTCACCCGGAACGCCACCCACCGGGCCGGTTCGGTCGGGCTGCGTACCTCCACCCAGGAGGCGGCGGTCTTCTCCGACTTCTCGGTCACCAGCGGCGATCAGACCCTCTACGCCGCCCCGCTCACCGACGGCGAGAACCCGTTCGGCGCCGGCACCTCGACCGCCGCCGGCCTGCGGGTCAGCGGCGACGCCGAGGCGATGCTCGCCGCGCTGGACGCGAACCCGCTGCTGCGCCGGGGCTTCCGGGTCGACGGGAAGGTCTCCCGGGCCCGGGTCTACGCCAGCGCGCTCGGCGTCTACGAGCTCTCGCTGAACGGCCAGCGGGTCGGCGACCACGAACTGGCGCCCGGCTGGACCGACTACGCCAAGCGGGTGCAGTACCAGACGTACGACGTGACCGGTCAGCTCCGGCAGGGCGACAACGCGTTCGCGGCGATGGTCGGTGACGGCTGGTACGCCGGCAGCATCGCCTGGTTCGGTAGCGACTTCTACGGGCCCCGGCCGCTGCTGAGCGCGCAACTCGTCGTCGACTACGCCGACGGCCGGAGCGAGACGGTCCGTACCGACGGCTCCTGGCGGGCCACTCCGGGACCGTTCCTCCAGAGCGACCTGATCCACGGCGAGACCTACGACGCGCGCCGGCTCCCGGCCGGCTGGGACGCGCCCGGTTTCGACGACGCCGGCTGGTCGGCGGCGACCGTCGGCGGCGACAACGGCGCCACCGCCAAGCTGGTGGCCCAGGTCGACCCGCCGGTCCGGGTGACCCAGGAACTGCCGGCCAGGGCGCTGACCCAGCCCACCCCGGGTACCTGGATCTTCGACCTGGGCCAGAACATGGTGGGCAAGGTACGCCTTCGGGTCGACGGCCCGGCCGGTACGACGGTACGGATCCGGCACGCCGAGGTGCTCAACCCGGACGGCACCGCCTACACCGCGAACCTGCGTACGGCCAGGGCGACCGACCACTACCGGCTGGGCGGCACAGGTCCGGAGGTCTACGAACCGACCTTCACCTTCCACGGCTTCCGGTACGTCGAGCTGACCGGCTTCCCCGGCACCCCCGAGCTGGGTACCGTCACCGGCCTGGTGATGCACACTGACGGCGAGCTGAGCAGTGAGTTCTCCACGTCCAACCCGATGGTGAACCAGTTGCACAGCAACATCACCTGGGGCCAGCGCGGCAACTTCCTCTCCATCCCGACCGACACCCCGGCCCGGGACGAGCGGCTCGGCTGGACCGGTGACATCAACGTCTTCGCCGAGACCGCGACGTTCAACATGGACAGTCTGACGTTCCTGACCAAGTGGCTGGCGGACCTGCGGGACGCGCAGTCGGCGAACGGCGCGTACCCGGACGTGGCGCCGAGGGCCTGCTGCGGCGACGGCGCGACCGGCTGGGCGGACGCCGGGATCACCGTGCCGCACACCCTCTGGCAGCGCTACGGGGACACCCGGGTCGTCGCGGAGCACTACGACTCGATGGTCCGCTACGCCGGCTGGCTGGAGGCCACCAGTTCGGGTCACCGGCGGACCAACGCCGGCCCGTACCTCGACTGGCTGAACCTCGACGATCCGACCCCGGCCGGGGTGCTCGGCACCGCCTACTACGCGCACAGCATCCGGCTGTTGGGGGAGATGGCCGGCGCTATCGGCAGAACCGCCGACGCCACCCGGTACGCCGCCCTGTCGAAGCAGATCGCCGACGCGTTCGTCGAGGCGTACGTCGCGGCCGACGGCACGGTGCAGGGCGACAGCCAGACCGGGTACGTCCTGGCGATCGGGATGGACCTGCTGCCGGGTGCACTCCGGACCAGGGCCGCCGACCGGCTGGTCGCCAACCTGGAGCGGCACGACTGGCACCTGGCCACCGGCTTCCTCGGCACCCCCGACCTGCTGCCGGCGCTCAGCGACACCGGACACCTCGACGTGGCCTACCGGCTGCTGCTCAACGACACCTACCCGTCCTGGGGCTACGAGATCGCCAAGGGTGCCACCACGATCTGGGAGCGGTGGAACTCGATCATGCCGGACGGCAGCTTCGGCGACGTGTCGATGAACTCCTTCAACCACTACGCCTACGGCGCGGTCGGGGACTGGATGTACCGCACGGTGGCGGGAATCCAGCCCGACGCCGCGAACCCCGGGTACGCCCACCTGACCATCGCGCCGCAGCCCGGTGGGAACCTGCGCTCCGCGAAGGCGTCGTACCGGTCGGTGCACGGCACCATCGGGACCGACTGGCGACTCGACGACCAGGGCCAACTCCGGCTGTCGGTCACCGTCCCCGGCAACACCACGGCGACCGTACGGATCCCGGCGCCCAGCCGGCACGCGGTCACCGAGGGCGGCCGGCCGGCGGAACGGGCCGACGGCGTACGGCTGCGCGGGCTCGACGACGGGGTGGCGGTCTTCGAGATCGGCTCCGGCAGCTACTCCTTCGCCGTCGACCGGGTGCTCGGCGACCTGGGCGAGGCCGGCGACGCGGTCACCGCGGCGTCAACGCTCGCGAACGAGGTGGCCGGGGACCTGAGCTGGCCGCTCGCCGTCTACCTGCGGGTCCGGCTGGCCCAACTGGCGATCGAGCTGGCCGCCGCCCGGTTGGCGTACGCGGCCGGAAACGAGCAGGCCACCGCGGCGGGAGTACACCGGACCCTGGCCACCGCCGCCGACCTCGACCGCTGGCTGCGTACCCAGGCCGGGGCGGGGCGGATCCCGACGGCCACCGCCGAGCGCTTCGGTGTCCTGCTGACCCGGCTCGACCAGCGGCTCTCCGCCGCCTCTTCGACACTGGTCGGCGCGGTGGTACGCCTCGAACTGCCGGTCGGTGAGGCGCTTCCCGGTGACCCGGTCCGGGCGACCGTGGTGCTCACCAACGCCGGCCGCAGTACGTTGACCGGCCTGGCCTCCACGCTGGACGCGCCGGAGGGCTGGACGGTGCGGCCGGTCGGCAGCCGTCCCGGCAGCGTGGCGCCGGGGAAGTCGGTACGGCACGACTACGACCTGCGGGTGTCGGCCGGCCAGTCCCCGGCGACGGTCCCGGTGACCGGGTCGGCGAGCTACCGGCACCGCTCCGGCACCGCGACGATGCCCCTGACGGGATCGCTGGTCGTGGCCCCGGCGGTCAGCATCGGCGCGTCGACCGTCGAGCCGGCCACGGTCGAACCCGGCGGCACGGCGACGATCCGTACGGTGCTGCGGAACCGCTCCACGGCCCGGGTGACCGGGCAGGTGGCGGGCAGCGCACCGGACGGCTGGCGGGTCGAGCCCGCGGTCGGGGCGTACGACCTGGCTCCCGGTGCACAGGTCACCCTGGACACCGTGGTCACCGCACCGGTGTCGACCACCGAGGGCGCGGCCGGGATCGTTGTCGCCACCGGGTCAACCGAGGCCGAACGCCGCACCGTCGAGGTGCCGGTACGGTTCACCAACCCGCCCGGAACGGTGCTCGACCACGTCGACCTCGGCGCGGCGGCCTCGGAGCAGGCGCACGGGCTCGTCGCGTCGCAGTACTCCGGCACCAGCACCGAGGCCGGGCTGACCCGCCGCTACACCAACGTCAGCTACCCCGGCGGGTACTTCGAGTTCGATCTCGCCGTCGCGCCGGGGCGGCCGTTCGTGCTCCGGGCCGTGGAGACGTACGACAGCGCCCAGTTGAAGGACTACGACATCCTGGTCGACGGCGTTCCCGCGCACGTCCGGGCGTACCGCCGGCCCGTCGGTGGGCTCGGCACGGTGAGCTACCAGTTCGTGGTCGACCGGCCGGAGGTGACCGGGGACGGCGTGGTCAGGGTGCGGTTCCAGGACACCGGCGAGGGCTACGACCCCTCCGTCGCCGACGTCTGGTCGATGCCGATGCCGGAGCCGCCCGCCGGGCGCTGA
- a CDS encoding LacI family DNA-binding transcriptional regulator, giving the protein MRDTPVVSIRDVASHAGVSMGTVSNVLNQPELVASATRARVLASIDELGFVPNHAARQLRRGRSRTLGLVVLDVANPFFTDIAKGVEDTIGTAGMAVIFCNSDGDQAKEDAYLDLLKEQRVRGVLITPIDDASSRLRQLRERGIHVVLLDRRSRQPDLCSVSVDDRLGGELAVKHLLEAGHRRIAFVGGPAGLEQMHDRHAGAVQAVTGAGLDGLENALQRFDTPASTAPAGRDAAARILGTPRDSRVTAVFCANDLLALGVLQGLTQQRVRVPEDIALVGYDDIDFAAAAAVPLTSVRQPRQRLGQTAAALLLAEVTQPDSHRHQQVVFEPELVVRESSRRSGGPTDR; this is encoded by the coding sequence GTGCGAGACACGCCCGTGGTGAGCATCCGCGACGTCGCCAGTCACGCGGGGGTCTCCATGGGCACGGTGTCGAACGTGCTCAACCAGCCCGAGCTGGTGGCGAGTGCGACCCGGGCCCGGGTCCTCGCCTCGATCGACGAGCTGGGGTTCGTGCCCAACCACGCCGCCCGGCAGCTGCGCCGGGGGCGGAGTCGCACCCTCGGGCTGGTCGTCCTCGACGTGGCGAATCCGTTCTTCACCGACATCGCCAAGGGCGTCGAGGACACCATCGGCACCGCCGGGATGGCCGTCATCTTCTGCAACAGCGACGGCGACCAGGCCAAGGAGGACGCCTACCTCGACCTGCTCAAGGAGCAGCGGGTCCGGGGCGTACTGATCACCCCGATCGACGACGCGAGCAGCCGGCTGCGGCAACTGCGCGAGCGCGGCATCCACGTGGTGCTGCTCGACCGGCGCTCGCGGCAGCCCGACCTCTGCTCGGTCTCGGTCGACGACCGGCTCGGTGGCGAACTGGCCGTGAAACATCTGCTGGAGGCCGGTCACCGGCGGATCGCCTTCGTCGGCGGCCCCGCCGGGCTGGAACAGATGCACGACCGCCACGCCGGTGCCGTCCAGGCGGTCACCGGTGCCGGGCTCGACGGGCTGGAGAACGCCCTGCAACGCTTCGACACCCCGGCATCCACCGCCCCCGCCGGCCGCGACGCCGCCGCACGCATCCTCGGCACCCCCCGGGACAGCCGGGTCACCGCCGTCTTCTGCGCCAACGACCTGCTCGCGCTCGGCGTCCTCCAGGGCCTGACCCAGCAACGCGTCCGGGTACCCGAGGACATCGCCCTGGTCGGCTACGACGACATCGACTTCGCGGCAGCGGCGGCCGTACCGCTCACCTCGGTACGCCAGCCCCGGCAACGGCTCGGCCAGACCGCCGCCGCACTGCTCCTCGCCGAGGTGACCCAGCCCGACAGCCACCGGCACCAGCAGGTCGTCTTCGAACCCGAACTGGTGGTCCGGGAATCCAGCCGCAGGTCGGGCGGCCCGACGGACCGCTGA
- a CDS encoding sugar ABC transporter ATP-binding protein, protein MPEHADNDAARLALSGVRKSFGAVHALVDVRLELRSGEVHALVGENGAGKSTLVKILAGVHAPDAGELTLDGVPLALTGPADARAAGIAVIYQEPTLFPDLSVAENIFMGRQPLRGLRRIDAASMRQRATDLFARLGVPLDPDRPARGLSIADQQLVEIAKALSFEARVLVMDEPTAALSGVEVERLFAVVRSLREAGSAVLFISHRFDEVFALCQRITVMRDGRWVSTDRTEDLDVGQVVRRMVGREVSQLFPKQETEPGEVMLQVRGLTRRGVFSDVSFEVRRGEIVALAGLVGAGRSEVIRAVFGVDPYDAGEVLVDGVRLPRSRPAAAMAAGLALVPEDRRQQGLVMELSIERNATLTRRWSLARFGLLGRGAERRAAGTWTERLQVKAGRLGDPVSTLSGGNQQKVVLAKWLSTSPKVLIVDEPTRGIDVGTKAEVHRLMSQLAAEGVAVVMVSSELPEVLGMADRVLVMHEGRLAQEIARDAASEESVMLAATGQRGNP, encoded by the coding sequence ATGCCCGAGCATGCGGACAACGACGCGGCGCGGCTGGCGCTGTCCGGCGTACGGAAGTCGTTCGGCGCGGTGCACGCGTTGGTCGACGTACGCCTCGAGCTGCGGTCGGGCGAGGTGCATGCCCTCGTCGGCGAGAACGGTGCCGGCAAGTCCACCCTGGTGAAGATCCTGGCCGGGGTGCACGCGCCGGACGCCGGTGAGCTGACCCTCGACGGCGTACCGCTGGCGTTGACCGGTCCGGCCGACGCCCGGGCCGCCGGGATCGCGGTGATCTACCAGGAGCCGACGTTGTTCCCCGACCTGTCGGTCGCCGAGAACATCTTCATGGGCCGGCAACCGCTGCGGGGACTGCGCCGGATCGACGCCGCGTCGATGCGGCAACGCGCGACGGACCTGTTCGCGCGGCTCGGCGTACCCCTTGATCCGGACCGGCCGGCGCGCGGCCTCTCCATCGCCGACCAGCAGCTCGTGGAGATCGCGAAGGCGCTCTCCTTCGAGGCCCGGGTGCTGGTGATGGACGAGCCGACGGCGGCGCTGTCCGGAGTGGAGGTCGAGCGGCTGTTCGCGGTGGTCCGCTCGCTGCGCGAGGCCGGCTCGGCGGTGCTGTTCATCTCGCACCGCTTCGACGAGGTGTTCGCGCTCTGCCAGCGGATAACCGTGATGCGCGACGGGCGGTGGGTCTCGACCGACCGGACCGAGGACCTGGACGTGGGCCAGGTGGTGCGGCGAATGGTCGGCCGGGAGGTCTCACAGCTCTTCCCCAAGCAGGAGACCGAGCCCGGGGAGGTGATGCTCCAGGTGCGCGGCCTGACCCGGCGCGGGGTCTTCTCCGACGTCAGCTTCGAGGTACGCCGAGGAGAGATCGTCGCCCTCGCGGGCCTGGTCGGCGCCGGTCGCAGCGAGGTGATCCGGGCGGTCTTCGGCGTCGACCCGTACGACGCGGGCGAGGTGCTGGTCGACGGCGTACGCCTGCCCCGGTCCAGGCCGGCGGCGGCGATGGCCGCGGGCCTGGCGCTGGTACCGGAGGACCGCCGGCAGCAGGGGCTGGTCATGGAGCTGTCGATCGAGCGGAACGCCACGCTGACCCGGCGCTGGTCGCTGGCCCGGTTCGGCCTGCTCGGCCGGGGCGCCGAGCGTCGCGCGGCCGGGACCTGGACCGAGCGGCTCCAGGTGAAGGCGGGCCGGCTCGGTGACCCGGTGTCGACGCTGTCCGGCGGCAACCAGCAGAAGGTGGTGCTGGCGAAGTGGCTCTCCACCAGCCCGAAGGTGCTGATCGTCGACGAACCCACCCGGGGGATCGACGTCGGCACCAAGGCCGAGGTGCACCGGCTGATGTCCCAGCTCGCCGCCGAGGGCGTCGCGGTGGTGATGGTCTCCAGCGAGCTGCCCGAGGTCCTGGGCATGGCCGACCGGGTGCTGGTGATGCACGAGGGGCGGCTGGCCCAGGAAATCGCCCGGGACGCGGCCAGCGAGGAGTCGGTGATGCTCGCCGCCACCGGCCAGCGAGGCAACCCGTGA
- a CDS encoding ABC transporter permease, with protein MSTTSEPGTAPGPAPERAAPPAAGVRAAHRLFLGRELGIALALLLLLGVTTAVNPRFLSGQGRTDLMLGATILVVLAVGQAIVIITRNVDLSVGSVLGLSAFATGKLFLAMPDAPIVLALLAGVGVGVLCGVVNGALIALARVPALVVTLGTLYVFRGVDYSWAAGQQINAADMPSGFKGMGTADVFGFPALALFAVVVLVAAGFYLRSYRSGRELYAIGSDPAAARLSGIPVGRRVFGALVVSGALAGLAGVLYAARFGTVDAASGTGIELNVVAAVVVGGVAIFGGSGSVYGAALGAVLLSTIGSALPVLHVSPFWQQAVVGALILAAIGMDRALATRVAQRLRGGKARGA; from the coding sequence GTGAGCACCACGAGCGAGCCGGGCACGGCCCCGGGCCCGGCGCCGGAACGTGCGGCGCCACCCGCCGCCGGTGTCCGGGCCGCGCATCGGCTGTTCCTCGGCCGGGAACTCGGCATCGCGCTGGCGTTGCTGCTGCTGCTCGGCGTGACGACGGCGGTGAACCCGAGGTTCCTGTCCGGACAGGGCCGCACCGACCTGATGCTCGGCGCGACCATCCTGGTGGTGCTCGCCGTCGGCCAGGCGATCGTCATCATCACCCGCAACGTGGACCTCTCGGTCGGATCCGTTCTCGGGCTGTCCGCGTTCGCCACCGGCAAGCTGTTCCTGGCGATGCCGGACGCGCCGATCGTGTTGGCGCTGCTCGCCGGGGTGGGCGTCGGCGTGCTCTGCGGCGTCGTCAACGGCGCGCTGATCGCGCTGGCCCGGGTGCCGGCCCTGGTGGTCACCCTCGGCACCCTGTACGTCTTCCGGGGCGTCGACTACTCCTGGGCCGCCGGCCAGCAGATCAACGCCGCCGACATGCCTAGCGGCTTCAAGGGCATGGGTACGGCCGACGTATTCGGCTTCCCGGCGCTCGCGTTGTTCGCGGTCGTGGTGCTGGTGGCCGCCGGGTTCTACCTCCGGTCCTACCGCAGTGGCCGGGAGCTGTACGCGATCGGCTCGGACCCGGCGGCGGCCCGGCTCTCCGGAATCCCGGTCGGCCGACGGGTGTTCGGCGCGCTGGTGGTCAGCGGCGCACTCGCCGGACTGGCCGGGGTGCTGTACGCGGCCCGGTTCGGCACCGTCGACGCCGCCTCCGGTACCGGCATCGAACTGAACGTGGTCGCCGCCGTGGTGGTCGGCGGGGTGGCGATCTTCGGCGGCAGCGGCTCGGTCTACGGCGCGGCGCTCGGCGCCGTACTGCTGAGCACCATCGGCAGCGCGCTGCCGGTGCTGCACGTCAGCCCGTTCTGGCAGCAGGCCGTCGTCGGTGCGTTGATCCTGGCCGCGATCGGCATGGACCGGGCGCTCGCGACGCGGGTGGCCCAACGTCTGCGAGGAGGTAAGGCCCGTGGCGCCTGA